From the genome of Triticum aestivum cultivar Chinese Spring chromosome 3B, IWGSC CS RefSeq v2.1, whole genome shotgun sequence, one region includes:
- the LOC123070783 gene encoding ras-related protein RIC2 has protein sequence MAGSGGGAYRAEDDYDYLFKAVIIGDSGVGKSNLLSRFTKNEFCLESKSTIGVEFATRSLQVDGKVVKAQIWDTAGQERYRAITSAYYRGAVGALLVYDVTRRATFDNVARWLKELRDHTDSSIVVMLVGNKSDLRHLVAVSTEDGQEYAEAESLYFMETSALDATNVDNAFSEVLTQIYRIASRKTVDAGDDGSSAPSKGENINVKDDVSSLKRAGCCSS, from the exons ATGGCGGGCAGCGGAGGCGGCGCGTACAGGGCGGAGGACGACTACGACTACCTCTTCAAGGCGGTGATCATCGGCGACTCCGGCGTCGGCAAGTCCAACCTGCTCTCGCGCTTCACCAAGAACGAGTTCTGCCTCGAATCCAAGTCCACCATCGGGGTCGAGTTCGCCACCCGCAGCCTCCAGGTCGACGGCAAGGTCGTCAAGGCCCAGATTTGGGACACCGCCGGCCAGGAGAG ATACCGTGCTATCACAAGTGCCTATTATAGAGGAGCAGTAGGCGCGTTGCTTGTGTATGATGTCACTCGCCGTGCTACATTCGACAATGTGGCGCGCTGGCTAAAAGAGCTGAGAGATCACACTGATTCTAGCattgttgtcatgttagttggcAACAAATCTGATCTTCGTCACTTGGTGGCTGTTTCAACTGAAGATGGGCAGGAATATGCTGAGGCGGAGTCACTGTACTTCATGGAAACATCTGCATTAGACGCGACAAATGTAGACAACGCTTTCTCAGAAGTTTTGACTCAGATATACCGAATTGCGAGCAGGAAGACGGTTGATGCAGGAGACGACGGCTCATCTGCCCCAAGCAAAGGGGAGAATATAAATGTGAAAGACGACGTGTCTTCGCTGAAGAGAGCTGGCTGCTGCTCGAGTTAG